One window of the Trifolium pratense cultivar HEN17-A07 linkage group LG2, ARS_RC_1.1, whole genome shotgun sequence genome contains the following:
- the LOC123906981 gene encoding disease resistance protein RPV1-like isoform X1, whose protein sequence is MAGQVSGSVMGEMMKHINETVKKGLLSRYEVFLSFRGEDTRASFTSHLYASLQNNGIIVFKDDESLQTGDHISTSLPQSIEDSQISVIVFSKNYADSRWCLDELVKVMECHRTMGHIVFPVFYNVDPSEVRHQTGKFGKAFQSLLSRASVEEDVSLKWRHALGEASGHSGFVVLKSRNENKDIQDITEKITNLLDKKDLFIADKPVGVDSRVQDVIQRLDIQQSNGVQFLGMWGMGGIGKTTIAKAIYNEIGRNFDGRSFLAEVWKKPAGQVDLQEQLLYNIYKGTKTKIQSIDSGKIILKDRLCHNRVLIVLDDVDEWEQLDALCGSRDWFGQGSRIIITTRDMHILEGNRVDKIYSNTKMNENESMELFEWHAFKQAIPTKEFVAISKNVIMYSGGLPLALEVLGRYLFEREVKEWKSVLEKLKRIPNGKVQNKLKISYDGLDDEYQKAIFLDIACFFIGMDQNDVIHILNGCNMFAENGISVLVQRSLVTIDDKNKLRMHDLLRDMGREIVCNIPRKEPEERSRLWFHEDVEGVLEGQTGTKAVEGLALKLQGDSVKCYSTKTFEKMKNLRLLQLAGVQLDGDFDYLSRNLRWLSWNGFPLSYIPTDFYQGNLVSIELENSNIKVLWKEPRRMKNLKILNLSHSHHLTQTPNFSYMPNLEKLVLMDCPKLSEISHSIGDLKNILLINLEDCISLRSLPRSIYKLKCLETLILSGCLMIDKLEEDLEHMESLTTLVANNTAITRVPFSVIRSKNIGYISLYGFSRHVFPSFRWFPSTSSPSSFVSLDISHCSSEELSSIISNQLSWLRSLWVECDSELQLSKDAKIILDALYATFSKGLESTSATSQVSNTKTSALTQRCSQLHASGSKLSMKFVLIQMGMNCQVTNNLKENILQNMDESWSGGSLLHRDSYPDWLTFNCKGSCVTFEVPQVEGRMLKTMMICIVYSSTAHNITSDGLINLLIKNYTKATIQLYTKEALVSFQDEEREKVVSSMKPGHKVEVVVVFGKGFIVKETIIYLVYDQPIGENMEKCQEQEKNVIVYSGDDSEGTARTTSPQVELVDENGGTACCCGLIKYGFRKWIINFMCRLVECR, encoded by the exons cgCAATCAATCGAAGATTCTCAAATTTCTGTTATCGTTTTCTCAAAGAATTATGCAGATTCGCGATGGTGTTTGGACGAGTTGGTAAAAGTAATGGAGTGTCATAGAACCATGGGGCATATAGTGTTTCCAGTGTTCTACAATGTTGATCCTTCAGAGGTACGTCACCAGACTGGTAAGTTTGGAAAAGCTTTTCAAAGTCTCTTGAGCAGAGCTTCAGTGGAGGAAGATGTGTCGCTGAAATGGAGACATGCACTTGGTGAGGCTTCTGGACATTCTGGCTTTGTAGTTCTTAAATCCAG GAATGAAAATAAGGACATCCAGGATATTACtgaaaaaattactaatttgcTTGACAAGAAAGACTTGTTCATTGCTGATAAACCAGTGGGAGTTGATTCTCGAGTGCAAGATGTTATTCAACGGCTAGACATCCAACAATCAAATGGTGTACAATTTCTTGGGATGTGGGGTATGGGGGGAATCGGAAAAACAACCATTGCAAAAGCCATTTATAATGAAATTGGTCGCAATTTCGACGGGAGGAGCTTCCTTGCGGAAGTTTGGAAGAAACCTGCTGGACAAGTGGATTTACAAGAACAACTTCTATATAATATCTACAAAGGAACAAAAACCAAGATACAAAGTATTGATTCaggaaaaattatattaaaggATAGGCTTTGTCATAATAGAGTACTTATTGTTCTTGATGATGTGGATGAGTGGGAGCAACTAGATGCTTTGTGTGGAAGTCGTGATTGGTTTGGTCAAGGGAGCAGAATAATTATCACAACTAGAGATATGCATATACTTGAAGGGAATAGAGTTGACAAAATATACTCAAAtacaaaaatgaatgaaaatgaatcaATGGAGCTTTTTGAATGGCATGCATTCAAGCAAGCGATACCCACCAAAGAATTTGTTGCAATTTCCAAAAATGTCATTATGTATTCTGGGGGGTTGCCATTAGCTCTAGAAGTTCTTGGACGCTATTTGTTTGAGAGGGAGGTAAAAGAATGGAAGAGTGTATTGGAGAAACTAAAGAGAATTCCCAATGGAAAAGTACAAAACAAGTTGAAAATAAGCTATGATGGTTTAGACGATGAGTACCAGAAAGCAATATTCCTCGACATAGCATGTTTCTTTATTGGAATGGACCAAAATGATGTTATACATATATTAAATGGCTGCAATATGTTTGCAGAAAATGGAATAAGTGTCCTTGTTCAGCGAAGCCTAGTAACTATTGATGATAAAAACAAACTTAGAATGCATGATTTGTTGCGGGATATGGGAAGAGAAATCGTTTGTAATATACCACGAAAGGAGCCTGAGGAGCGTAGCAGGTTGTGGTTTCATGAGGATGTTGAGGGTGTATTAGAAGGACAAACT GGAACAAAAGCTGTTGAGGGATTGGCTTTGAAGttgcaaggagatagtgtgaaATGTTACAGTACTAAAACatttgagaagatgaagaatctCAGATTGCTTCAACTTGCTGGTGTACAACTTGATGGGGACTTTGACTATCTTTCAAGAAATTTGAGATGGCTTTCATGGAATGGATTTCCTCTATCATACATTCCTACAGATTTTTATCAAGGAAATTTAGTTTCCATCGAATTAGAAAATAGCAATATTAAAGTTTTGTGGAAAGAGCCCCGG AGGATGAAAAACTTGAAAATTCTTAATCTTAGTCATTCTCATCATCTGACACAGACCCCAAACTTTTCATACATGCCTAATCTTGAAAAGTTAGTACTCATGGATTGTCCAAAGTTGTCTGAGATTTCTCATAGCATTGGAGATCTCAAAAATATTCTTCTGATCAATTTGGAAGACTGTATTAGCCTTCGTAGCCTTCCAAGAAGCATCTATAAGTTGAAATGTTTAGAAACTCTCATTCTTTCGGGATGCTTAATGATTGACAAGTTGGAAGAGGACTTGGAACACATGGAATCTTTAACCACTCTTGTTGCAAATAACACTGCAATAACAAGAGTGCCCTTTTCAGTGATCAGGTCAAAAAACATTGGGTATATTTCTTTGTATGGATTTTCTCGCCATGTATTTCCATCTTTCAGATGGTTTCCATCAACAAGTTCTCCTTCATCTTTTGTTTCTTTAGATATATCACATTGTAGTTCAGAGGAACTGTCATCTATTATTTCCAACCAGCTTTCATGGCTTCGAAGTCTATGGGTAGAGTGTGACTCAGAACTTCAACTTTCTAAAGATgcaaaaatcattttagatGCTTTATATGCCACATTTTCGAAGGGATTGGAATCGACTTCAGCTACTTCACAAGTATCAAATACGAAAACTTCTGCATTAACTCAACGCTGCAGTCAATTGCACGCTTCCGGATCTAAACTTTCCATGAAGTTTGTTCTAATACAAATGGGTATGAATTGCCAAGTCACTAATAATCTGAAAGAAAACATTTTACAG AATATGGATGAGAGCTGGAGTGGTGGTTCTTTGCTTCATCGTGATAGTTATCCAGATTGGTTAACCTTCAATTGCAAAGGTTCTTGTGTAACTTTTGAAGTCCCTCAAGTGGAAGGGCGTATGTTGAAGACAATGATGATATGCATTGTCTATTCTTCCACCGCGCATAACATAACATCAGATGGCCTTATAAACttgttgataaaaaattacacaaaggCCACCATTCAACTCTATACGAAAGAGGCCTTAGTCTCGTTTCAAGATGAGGAGAGGGAGAAGGTAGTATCAAGCATGAAACCTGGACACAAAGTGgaagttgttgttgtttttgggaAAGGATTCATCGTGAAGGAAACAATAATTTATCTTGTATATGATCAACCAATTGGAGAAAACATGGAGAAATgtcaagaacaagaaaaaaatgttattgTTTATAGTGGTGATGATAGTGAAGGCACTGCGAGGACAACCTCTCCGCAAGTGGAACttgttgatgaaaatggtggCACTGCTTGTTGTTGTGGATTGATCAAATATGGTTTCAGAAAGTGGATTATAAATTTTATGTGCAGATTGGTCGAGTGCAGGTGA
- the LOC123906981 gene encoding disease resistance protein RPV1-like isoform X2: MAGQVSGSVMGEMMKHINETVKKGLLSRYEVFLSFRGEDTRASFTSHLYASLQNNGIIVFKDDESLQTGDHISTSLPQSIEDSQISVIVFSKNYADSRWCLDELVKVMECHRTMGHIVFPVFYNVDPSEVRHQTGKFGKAFQSLLSRASVEEDVSLKWRHALGEASGHSGFVVLKSRNENKDIQDITEKITNLLDKKDLFIADKPVGVDSRVQDVIQRLDIQQSNGVQFLGMWGMGGIGKTTIAKAIYNEIGRNFDGRSFLAEVWKKPAGQVDLQEQLLYNIYKGTKTKIQSIDSGKIILKDRLCHNRVLIVLDDVDEWEQLDALCGSRDWFGQGSRIIITTRDMHILEGNRVDKIYSNTKMNENESMELFEWHAFKQAIPTKEFVAISKNVIMYSGGLPLALEVLGRYLFEREVKEWKSVLEKLKRIPNGKVQNKLKISYDGLDDEYQKAIFLDIACFFIGMDQNDVIHILNGCNMFAENGISVLVQRSLVTIDDKNKLRMHDLLRDMGREIVCNIPRKEPEERSRLWFHEDVEGVLEGQTGTKAVEGLALKLQGDSVKCYSTKTFEKMKNLRLLQLAGVQLDGDFDYLSRNLRWLSWNGFPLSYIPTDFYQGNLVSIELENSNIKVLWKEPRRMKNLKILNLSHSHHLTQTPNFSYMPNLEKLVLMDCPKLSEISHSIGDLKNILLINLEDCISLRSLPRSIYKLKCLETLILSGCLMIDKLEEDLEHMESLTTLVANNTAITRVPFSVIRSKNIGYISLYGFSRHVFPSFRWFPSTSSPSSFVSLDISHCSSEELSSIISNQLSWLRSLWVECDSELQLSKDAKIILDALYATFSKGLESTSATSQVSNTKTSALTQRCSQLHASGSKLSMKFVLIQMGMNCQVTNNLKENILQNMDESWSGGSLLHRDSYPDWLTFNCKGSCVTFEVPQVEGRMLKTMMICIVYSSTAHNITSDGLINLLIKNYTKATIQLYTKEALVSFQDEEREKVVSSMKPGHKVEVVVVFGKGFIVKETIIYLVYDQPIGENMEKCQEQEKNVIVYSGDDSEGTARTTSPQVELVDENGGTACCCGLIKYGFRKWIINFMCRLVECR; the protein is encoded by the exons CAATCGAAGATTCTCAAATTTCTGTTATCGTTTTCTCAAAGAATTATGCAGATTCGCGATGGTGTTTGGACGAGTTGGTAAAAGTAATGGAGTGTCATAGAACCATGGGGCATATAGTGTTTCCAGTGTTCTACAATGTTGATCCTTCAGAGGTACGTCACCAGACTGGTAAGTTTGGAAAAGCTTTTCAAAGTCTCTTGAGCAGAGCTTCAGTGGAGGAAGATGTGTCGCTGAAATGGAGACATGCACTTGGTGAGGCTTCTGGACATTCTGGCTTTGTAGTTCTTAAATCCAG GAATGAAAATAAGGACATCCAGGATATTACtgaaaaaattactaatttgcTTGACAAGAAAGACTTGTTCATTGCTGATAAACCAGTGGGAGTTGATTCTCGAGTGCAAGATGTTATTCAACGGCTAGACATCCAACAATCAAATGGTGTACAATTTCTTGGGATGTGGGGTATGGGGGGAATCGGAAAAACAACCATTGCAAAAGCCATTTATAATGAAATTGGTCGCAATTTCGACGGGAGGAGCTTCCTTGCGGAAGTTTGGAAGAAACCTGCTGGACAAGTGGATTTACAAGAACAACTTCTATATAATATCTACAAAGGAACAAAAACCAAGATACAAAGTATTGATTCaggaaaaattatattaaaggATAGGCTTTGTCATAATAGAGTACTTATTGTTCTTGATGATGTGGATGAGTGGGAGCAACTAGATGCTTTGTGTGGAAGTCGTGATTGGTTTGGTCAAGGGAGCAGAATAATTATCACAACTAGAGATATGCATATACTTGAAGGGAATAGAGTTGACAAAATATACTCAAAtacaaaaatgaatgaaaatgaatcaATGGAGCTTTTTGAATGGCATGCATTCAAGCAAGCGATACCCACCAAAGAATTTGTTGCAATTTCCAAAAATGTCATTATGTATTCTGGGGGGTTGCCATTAGCTCTAGAAGTTCTTGGACGCTATTTGTTTGAGAGGGAGGTAAAAGAATGGAAGAGTGTATTGGAGAAACTAAAGAGAATTCCCAATGGAAAAGTACAAAACAAGTTGAAAATAAGCTATGATGGTTTAGACGATGAGTACCAGAAAGCAATATTCCTCGACATAGCATGTTTCTTTATTGGAATGGACCAAAATGATGTTATACATATATTAAATGGCTGCAATATGTTTGCAGAAAATGGAATAAGTGTCCTTGTTCAGCGAAGCCTAGTAACTATTGATGATAAAAACAAACTTAGAATGCATGATTTGTTGCGGGATATGGGAAGAGAAATCGTTTGTAATATACCACGAAAGGAGCCTGAGGAGCGTAGCAGGTTGTGGTTTCATGAGGATGTTGAGGGTGTATTAGAAGGACAAACT GGAACAAAAGCTGTTGAGGGATTGGCTTTGAAGttgcaaggagatagtgtgaaATGTTACAGTACTAAAACatttgagaagatgaagaatctCAGATTGCTTCAACTTGCTGGTGTACAACTTGATGGGGACTTTGACTATCTTTCAAGAAATTTGAGATGGCTTTCATGGAATGGATTTCCTCTATCATACATTCCTACAGATTTTTATCAAGGAAATTTAGTTTCCATCGAATTAGAAAATAGCAATATTAAAGTTTTGTGGAAAGAGCCCCGG AGGATGAAAAACTTGAAAATTCTTAATCTTAGTCATTCTCATCATCTGACACAGACCCCAAACTTTTCATACATGCCTAATCTTGAAAAGTTAGTACTCATGGATTGTCCAAAGTTGTCTGAGATTTCTCATAGCATTGGAGATCTCAAAAATATTCTTCTGATCAATTTGGAAGACTGTATTAGCCTTCGTAGCCTTCCAAGAAGCATCTATAAGTTGAAATGTTTAGAAACTCTCATTCTTTCGGGATGCTTAATGATTGACAAGTTGGAAGAGGACTTGGAACACATGGAATCTTTAACCACTCTTGTTGCAAATAACACTGCAATAACAAGAGTGCCCTTTTCAGTGATCAGGTCAAAAAACATTGGGTATATTTCTTTGTATGGATTTTCTCGCCATGTATTTCCATCTTTCAGATGGTTTCCATCAACAAGTTCTCCTTCATCTTTTGTTTCTTTAGATATATCACATTGTAGTTCAGAGGAACTGTCATCTATTATTTCCAACCAGCTTTCATGGCTTCGAAGTCTATGGGTAGAGTGTGACTCAGAACTTCAACTTTCTAAAGATgcaaaaatcattttagatGCTTTATATGCCACATTTTCGAAGGGATTGGAATCGACTTCAGCTACTTCACAAGTATCAAATACGAAAACTTCTGCATTAACTCAACGCTGCAGTCAATTGCACGCTTCCGGATCTAAACTTTCCATGAAGTTTGTTCTAATACAAATGGGTATGAATTGCCAAGTCACTAATAATCTGAAAGAAAACATTTTACAG AATATGGATGAGAGCTGGAGTGGTGGTTCTTTGCTTCATCGTGATAGTTATCCAGATTGGTTAACCTTCAATTGCAAAGGTTCTTGTGTAACTTTTGAAGTCCCTCAAGTGGAAGGGCGTATGTTGAAGACAATGATGATATGCATTGTCTATTCTTCCACCGCGCATAACATAACATCAGATGGCCTTATAAACttgttgataaaaaattacacaaaggCCACCATTCAACTCTATACGAAAGAGGCCTTAGTCTCGTTTCAAGATGAGGAGAGGGAGAAGGTAGTATCAAGCATGAAACCTGGACACAAAGTGgaagttgttgttgtttttgggaAAGGATTCATCGTGAAGGAAACAATAATTTATCTTGTATATGATCAACCAATTGGAGAAAACATGGAGAAATgtcaagaacaagaaaaaaatgttattgTTTATAGTGGTGATGATAGTGAAGGCACTGCGAGGACAACCTCTCCGCAAGTGGAACttgttgatgaaaatggtggCACTGCTTGTTGTTGTGGATTGATCAAATATGGTTTCAGAAAGTGGATTATAAATTTTATGTGCAGATTGGTCGAGTGCAGGTGA